The following DNA comes from Gammaproteobacteria bacterium.
CCGGTTCGCGGACTTCGTCGTGGTGGATGAAAAGGTTCTCCAGGGTCTGCCACAAGTTGTGGGTGGGATGATGGCTGGGCACCCCCACGGCGCGCAGGAAGTCGGCCTCGGTGATGATTCCCGCCAGGCGGTCCTCGTGGTCCACCACGGGCAGGCCGCTGATGCGCTGTTCCACCAGGATATGGGCCGCCGCGGCCAGGGTGGTCTCGGGCCCCACCGTGTGTACGGGATGATGCATCAGGTCCCGCACCAGGAGGGTCTCGGTGGTGCGCACGCGGGCGTGGGCGGCGGCCCGCCGGTTCAGGTCCACGAGGTCATCCGGGGTGATATCCATGAAGGTATCCACCTCGCGCAGGGCGTGGACGAAGTCCTCGCGATCGGGTTGTGGAGCGGGCTGTTTTCCCATGGTCGTGGCATCTCTGAAGTTGGCCTCAGGCGGGGTGCCGCCGTAATGCCCGGGACCATAGGAACAAATATGACATTAGTAAAACGAGAATATTTCG
Coding sequences within:
- a CDS encoding CBS domain-containing protein, whose product is MGKQPAPQPDREDFVHALREVDTFMDITPDDLVDLNRRAAAHARVRTTETLLVRDLMHHPVHTVGPETTLAAAAHILVEQRISGLPVVDHEDRLAGIITEADFLRAVGVPSHHPTHNLWQTLENLFIHHDEVREPEGAVAELMVSDVVTVAPDDTLHDVVDAMKRHRIKRVVVVDAGRRVVGMITRSDLVRVFFDRMRGQSPGEG